A genome region from Tolypothrix sp. PCC 7712 includes the following:
- a CDS encoding O-antigen ligase family protein, whose translation MKKLLGFFERAFTVLSLLHYSGGPLVLILMGGQSEGEALVQDFDSIPVRILFIIIYAITLLLLIARWKKVIYLLRKDKFIWSLVAIAVCSIFWSYDPTTTQTRAIGLVGTSLFGIYLATRYTLKEQLELLAWTFGLAVILSLMFSVGLPKYGVMGGVHAGAWRGIYPHKNSCGIIMMLSALVFLLLAIDKKERSLPLWLGFGLSIIMLLMTRSTSSLLNFGNMMFAFFFFRGLRLRLDMMIPALCFFGSIFASLFIILQSNSDSILASFGKGSNLSGRTDLWLAVLDMIWKKPLLGYGYGAFWLGENSEAVNVWYAVGWKAPYAHNGWLDIWLTVGILGLLLCALGFTFSLIRSFIWVYQTKTVDAFWPGIYITYIFLANMTETTFMVQNDISWVLYVAVGLTVLLPPKTHNQQLNKQKFI comes from the coding sequence GTGAGGGAGAAGCTCTAGTCCAGGATTTTGACTCTATCCCAGTTCGGATACTGTTCATCATTATTTATGCAATTACGCTATTGCTGCTGATTGCTCGCTGGAAAAAAGTAATTTATCTACTCCGCAAAGATAAATTTATCTGGAGTTTAGTGGCAATTGCAGTATGTTCTATTTTTTGGTCTTATGACCCAACTACTACACAGACTAGAGCTATTGGATTAGTAGGAACAAGTTTATTTGGAATTTACTTAGCTACACGTTATACCCTCAAAGAACAGCTCGAGTTATTGGCATGGACATTTGGTTTAGCAGTTATTTTAAGTTTGATGTTTTCTGTAGGATTACCCAAATATGGTGTAATGGGTGGGGTACATGCTGGAGCTTGGCGGGGTATTTACCCTCATAAAAATTCTTGTGGCATTATCATGATGCTAAGTGCGCTGGTATTTTTGCTACTTGCTATTGACAAGAAAGAAAGGTCTCTGCCTTTGTGGTTGGGATTTGGATTGTCAATAATCATGTTGTTAATGACAAGATCAACATCATCTCTTTTAAATTTTGGGAATATGATGTTCGCATTCTTCTTCTTTCGAGGATTACGCTTGCGATTAGATATGATGATTCCCGCCTTATGCTTTTTTGGTTCTATATTTGCCAGTTTATTTATCATCCTGCAGTCAAATAGCGATAGTATCCTGGCTTCTTTCGGTAAAGGTTCTAACCTCAGTGGTCGTACAGATCTATGGTTGGCTGTATTGGATATGATTTGGAAAAAGCCTTTGCTAGGCTATGGTTACGGTGCTTTTTGGCTAGGGGAAAATAGTGAAGCTGTTAATGTTTGGTACGCAGTTGGTTGGAAAGCACCTTATGCTCACAATGGATGGTTAGATATTTGGCTGACAGTAGGAATTTTAGGATTATTATTATGTGCATTAGGTTTTACATTCAGTTTAATACGGTCATTTATTTGGGTTTATCAAACCAAAACTGTTGATGCTTTTTGGCCTGGTATTTACATTACATATATCTTTTTAGCTAATATGACAGAAACAACATTTATGGTGCAAAATGATATATCTTGGGTGCTATATGTGGCAGTAGGACTCACAGTATTACTACCACCAAAAACTCATAATCAACAGTTAAATAAACAGAAATTTATTTGA
- a CDS encoding glycosyltransferase family 4 protein, whose amino-acid sequence MNKIKILMIGASLQQNGGIATAEKLIINYINYLIDIEHITSHDEGSIVHRLIVFTKALIKLIWCLTIQKIALVHIHLSDGGSVLRKAILLIVTAIFGKPVLMHAHGAEFHVTYSKLPLWAQKTVSWVFRQSQGFIVLSNTWKDYYVSNLGLNPKQVIVMPNPTEIPAEIPNRANSTQLNLVFCGRVGQRKGAFDLIEAFAKLPDSQKAHTKLILAGDGEISKAQELADNLNLTEKVTFLGWIDAKQMNELLSQANIFVLPSYNEGLPMAILEAMGWGLPIIATPVGGIPELIVNQQNGLLVTPGNIQELSQAIQLLIADESLRLALGKVARKNVEPFDIKNYCHNLAETYYSISNFHPTEEILHEN is encoded by the coding sequence ATGAATAAAATTAAAATATTGATGATTGGCGCAAGTCTTCAACAGAATGGAGGCATTGCAACTGCTGAGAAATTAATAATTAATTATATTAATTATCTTATAGATATTGAGCATATAACTAGCCACGATGAAGGTTCAATTGTCCACAGATTAATAGTATTTACTAAAGCTTTAATCAAGTTAATCTGGTGTCTGACAATTCAAAAAATTGCCCTTGTACATATTCATCTTTCAGATGGAGGGAGTGTTTTACGTAAAGCAATTTTGCTAATTGTAACAGCAATATTTGGCAAGCCTGTATTAATGCACGCTCATGGGGCAGAATTTCATGTAACTTACAGTAAATTACCGCTATGGGCACAAAAAACTGTCAGTTGGGTATTTCGCCAAAGCCAAGGATTTATCGTGCTTTCCAATACTTGGAAAGACTATTATGTGAGCAACTTAGGATTAAATCCAAAACAAGTGATTGTGATGCCTAATCCCACAGAAATACCTGCTGAAATTCCCAATCGGGCTAACTCTACTCAGCTAAATTTAGTTTTTTGTGGACGGGTAGGTCAACGTAAAGGTGCATTTGATTTAATTGAGGCGTTTGCTAAATTGCCTGATAGCCAAAAAGCTCATACCAAGTTGATTTTGGCAGGAGATGGTGAGATTAGCAAAGCACAAGAATTAGCCGATAATCTCAACCTAACAGAGAAGGTAACTTTTTTAGGTTGGATTGATGCAAAACAAATGAATGAGCTATTATCCCAAGCCAATATATTTGTTTTGCCTTCCTATAACGAAGGTCTACCTATGGCTATTTTAGAAGCTATGGGCTGGGGGTTACCCATAATTGCAACACCTGTTGGGGGTATACCTGAATTAATAGTTAACCAGCAAAATGGTCTTTTAGTTACCCCGGGAAATATACAAGAGCTATCGCAAGCGATACAATTATTAATTGCAGATGAAAGTTTACGCCTGGCTCTAGGGAAAGTTGCTAGAAAAAATGTTGAGCCGTTTGATATTAAAAATTATTGTCATAATTTAGCCGAAACCTATTATTCAATATCTAACTTTCATCCAACTGAGGAGATACTGCATGAGAATTAA
- a CDS encoding WecB/TagA/CpsF family glycosyltransferase, whose translation MRINICGVEIDKYSFEEVTSQIVNHAISRSQPEYVVTPNAMHILTLQKDAYFREIYRQAFLVVPDGVSLLWAAKFLQTPLNGRVNGTDLFEKLCAVAAEKGLKIFLLGGRPGAADQAKQKLKARHPNLSIVGTYCPPYGFENQPEELAAINSKIKAASPDILFVGLGAPKQEKWIAQNYQELEVPISVGIGVSFELVADMVTRAPVWMQKSGLEWLFRLIVEPSRLWKRYILGNPTFIWLVLKQRFQTLMLN comes from the coding sequence ATGAGAATTAATATTTGTGGTGTGGAGATAGATAAATATAGTTTTGAGGAAGTTACTAGCCAAATTGTCAATCATGCGATTTCTAGGAGTCAGCCCGAATATGTGGTTACTCCTAATGCTATGCATATTTTAACTTTACAAAAAGATGCTTATTTTAGAGAAATTTACCGCCAAGCTTTTTTAGTAGTACCAGATGGTGTATCTCTTTTATGGGCCGCTAAATTTTTGCAAACCCCCTTAAACGGCAGAGTGAACGGCACAGATTTGTTTGAAAAGCTCTGTGCTGTAGCAGCAGAAAAAGGGTTAAAGATATTTTTATTAGGTGGTCGTCCGGGAGCAGCAGATCAAGCTAAACAAAAGCTCAAAGCTAGACATCCAAATCTGTCAATTGTGGGTACTTATTGTCCCCCTTATGGATTTGAAAACCAGCCAGAAGAATTAGCCGCAATTAATTCTAAAATTAAAGCTGCCTCTCCCGATATTCTATTTGTAGGATTGGGAGCACCCAAACAAGAGAAATGGATAGCTCAGAATTATCAAGAGTTAGAAGTACCAATTTCTGTTGGTATTGGCGTAAGCTTTGAGCTAGTGGCTGATATGGTCACAAGAGCGCCAGTCTGGATGCAAAAGTCAGGTCTAGAATGGTTGTTTCGGCTGATAGTTGAACCTAGCCGTTTGTGGAAGCGATATATCCTGGGCAATCCTACATTTATTTGGCTGGTATTGAAGCAGCGTTTTCAGACATTAATGTTGAACTAA
- a CDS encoding glycosyltransferase family 2 protein, whose product MKISIGILAYNEANCISNTLQSLFAQSIFQTADSNTAIEIVVVPNGCTDETDAIARTTLEKLVQSTVNPAVSGKVCEVKEAGKPNAWNNYVHQFSDPSADYIFLMDADIQFLAPTTLHSMVEALEVNPHACVSVDTLVKDVALKEKKSLIDQLSLAVSKVSGAKSVWICGQLYCARADVLRRIWMPKGIEVEDGFLWKMVVTNLLTSPEVPERVVRADSASHVFEAYTDIRRLLRHERWLILANTINTLIYEDLQAICNQHQDAGAIIKARNEQDPLWVSKLIQANVSQKSGWVIPSWLLLRRFNSLLQLSLHKAVLFLPVAVTAFCVDLLVCLQANDKLNNWQEYISNKA is encoded by the coding sequence GTGAAAATTAGTATTGGTATACTTGCTTATAACGAAGCTAATTGTATTAGCAACACACTGCAATCTTTATTTGCACAGAGTATATTTCAAACAGCTGATAGTAATACAGCAATTGAAATTGTGGTAGTACCCAATGGTTGCACTGATGAGACAGATGCGATCGCACGTACCACATTAGAAAAGTTAGTTCAGTCTACCGTTAATCCTGCTGTTTCTGGAAAAGTCTGCGAAGTTAAAGAAGCAGGTAAGCCTAATGCTTGGAATAATTACGTCCATCAGTTTTCTGACCCCAGTGCCGATTACATATTCCTGATGGATGCGGATATTCAATTTCTGGCTCCTACTACTCTGCATTCAATGGTAGAAGCTCTGGAAGTCAATCCTCATGCTTGTGTATCTGTAGATACATTAGTCAAGGATGTAGCCCTGAAGGAGAAGAAAAGTTTAATAGATCAGCTATCGCTGGCTGTTTCTAAAGTATCAGGAGCTAAATCAGTCTGGATTTGCGGGCAGCTTTATTGTGCTAGGGCTGACGTATTACGTAGAATTTGGATGCCCAAAGGTATTGAAGTAGAAGACGGCTTTTTGTGGAAGATGGTTGTGACCAACTTGTTAACTTCCCCAGAAGTACCAGAACGGGTGGTACGTGCTGATTCTGCATCCCATGTATTTGAAGCTTATACTGACATTCGTCGCTTACTCCGCCATGAACGATGGTTGATTTTAGCTAACACCATCAACACATTGATTTATGAAGACTTACAAGCCATCTGCAACCAGCACCAAGATGCAGGTGCAATTATCAAAGCTCGCAATGAACAAGATCCATTATGGGTCAGCAAGTTAATCCAAGCCAACGTTTCCCAAAAAAGCGGTTGGGTAATTCCCTCATGGTTGCTGTTACGTCGATTTAATAGCTTGCTGCAATTATCCTTACATAAGGCAGTGCTGTTTTTGCCTGTAGCAGTCACCGCATTTTGTGTAGACCTACTGGTTTGTTTGCAAGCCAATGATAAATTAAACAATTGGCAAGAATACATTTCTAATAAGGCGTGA
- a CDS encoding endo-1,4-beta-xylanase: MVRNRMLNRRGFLYLGLGTAASIGALTISKAMPPKKTIPVSPLRRDFQVVGQTPLKIRAASKGLIYGADCGTLNLEAEPELAKLLVRECSMLVAGFLKWDLLRPTPDSFDFKRGDWFAKFARNNKMLLRGHTLVWYMSLPAWFKETVNKQNAKQFLTQHIQKVMGHYAGQMHSWDVVNEAIAVEDGYSRGLRKMPWLEFLGPDYIEMAFRIAAQADPKAQLVYNDYGLEYDTPENEAKRNAVLKLLEHLKSREVPIHAFGIQSHLLAHETRFNPQKLQKFLKEVADLGLKIMVTELDVIDQELPADVAVRDRIVAAAYEDYLGAVLEVPAVNTVINWGLSDRHTWLAEFQARKDGAAVRPLAWDADFKPKLAWNAIARAFDKAPKR, from the coding sequence ATGGTAAGAAATAGGATGCTGAATAGAAGAGGATTCTTGTACTTAGGCTTAGGAACAGCGGCAAGTATAGGTGCTTTGACAATTAGCAAAGCAATGCCCCCAAAGAAAACTATACCTGTATCGCCTTTACGCAGAGACTTTCAGGTAGTAGGACAAACTCCTTTAAAAATCCGTGCTGCTAGTAAGGGGTTAATTTATGGGGCAGATTGCGGCACTTTAAATTTAGAAGCAGAGCCAGAGCTAGCAAAACTGCTGGTCAGAGAATGCTCAATGTTAGTTGCTGGCTTTCTTAAGTGGGATTTACTACGTCCAACTCCCGATAGTTTTGATTTTAAGCGGGGCGATTGGTTCGCCAAATTTGCACGCAATAATAAGATGTTGTTGCGCGGACACACTTTAGTATGGTACATGTCTTTGCCTGCTTGGTTTAAAGAGACAGTTAACAAGCAAAATGCCAAGCAGTTTTTGACACAACACATTCAAAAAGTGATGGGTCATTATGCCGGACAAATGCATTCTTGGGATGTGGTCAATGAAGCGATCGCAGTCGAGGATGGATACTCTAGAGGTTTGCGAAAGATGCCTTGGTTAGAGTTTTTGGGGCCAGATTATATTGAAATGGCTTTTCGGATTGCAGCCCAAGCAGACCCCAAAGCTCAATTAGTATATAACGACTATGGGCTGGAATATGACACTCCTGAAAATGAAGCGAAAAGGAATGCCGTTTTAAAGTTACTCGAGCATTTAAAATCTAGAGAAGTCCCAATTCATGCCTTTGGCATTCAATCTCATCTGTTAGCTCATGAAACTCGCTTTAATCCTCAAAAATTACAAAAATTCTTGAAAGAAGTGGCTGACTTGGGTCTTAAAATCATGGTGACAGAGCTGGATGTCATAGACCAAGAATTACCTGCGGATGTGGCTGTTCGCGATCGCATAGTTGCTGCAGCTTATGAAGATTATCTAGGTGCAGTCTTAGAAGTACCAGCAGTTAACACTGTGATCAATTGGGGATTGAGCGATCGCCATACTTGGCTGGCAGAATTTCAAGCTCGTAAAGATGGCGCAGCAGTCAGACCCTTAGCCTGGGATGCTGACTTCAAACCGAAATTGGCATGGAATGCGATCGCCAGAGCTTTTGACAAAGCGCCTAAACGCTAA
- a CDS encoding GumC family protein, with amino-acid sequence MESRESIDFDLSRYLSMVKRQWIPAASIFASTVALSVVATTLLKPSYEAEGKLLFKTPTFNVVGSELLPSESQARGDLRPLVSTQNPITTQIEVITSPLLLQKTIDELQLKNKEGKPLTPEVLKKALNIKIIGGTDVLLVSYQSPNPQEAAAVVNNVMNLYLENDILTNRAEAEATRKFMAKQLPNNRSAVQDAEAALRIFKQKYNIVDLAEETRSAVAIIGNLDSNINGVKADFDQATAQTNELRQKVNLNSQEALSASAVSQSPAVQGILTQLQDIDRQLASERSRFLDDNPVIINLEQRKTNLQALLKQEIGQTGAGPVNYPPKTLQIGETKQNLIRDFLQSEVQRRGLEQKLTSLYNSRSVYEQRVRIIPQLEQQQRDLERRLEVAQSTYQTLLKKVQELQLAENNNTPNARIIAKGSVPIKPTLGLKPFILVLGVLLGAFLATTAVIFLETRDRSLKTLKEIREIFGYTLLGIVPSSTKKIRSRYRETEIATQEIAVIDSPSSLTSEIYRMIQANLRFLSSDKVLKTIVVSSAVPKEGKSTVSANLAAAIAQLGRKVLLIDADMRVPTQHHLWQITNTAGLSEVLVGEAEFKTAASNVIENLDVLTAGVRPPNPLALLDSKRMATLIQEFSNQYDFVIIDAPPLLLAADAVTLSHMTDGILLVARPGVIDSNSANNAKELLQRSGQNVLGLLVNGINEKNESSNDFYHAKEYFSADTVTTESGAGVRTWSQR; translated from the coding sequence ATGGAATCAAGAGAATCTATTGATTTCGACTTGAGTCGTTATTTATCGATGGTGAAACGGCAATGGATACCGGCAGCCAGTATCTTTGCATCGACAGTGGCTCTTAGTGTTGTCGCAACAACATTGCTCAAGCCATCCTATGAAGCAGAAGGCAAACTATTATTTAAAACACCCACTTTTAATGTCGTGGGATCTGAACTCTTACCTAGCGAAAGTCAAGCTAGAGGGGACTTAAGACCTTTAGTATCAACTCAGAACCCGATTACTACTCAAATAGAAGTAATCACTTCACCTTTGTTGTTGCAAAAAACCATAGATGAACTACAACTAAAAAACAAAGAAGGTAAACCTTTAACACCAGAAGTACTCAAAAAAGCCCTAAATATTAAAATAATTGGTGGCACAGATGTGTTGCTAGTTAGCTATCAAAGTCCTAACCCTCAAGAAGCGGCCGCAGTAGTTAACAACGTGATGAATCTCTACTTAGAGAATGATATTCTCACCAATCGCGCCGAAGCGGAAGCAACACGCAAATTTATGGCTAAACAACTTCCTAACAATAGAAGTGCTGTTCAGGATGCGGAAGCGGCGCTCCGCATATTTAAACAAAAATATAACATCGTAGATTTGGCAGAGGAGACGCGATCTGCAGTTGCAATTATTGGCAATTTAGACAGTAACATTAACGGTGTTAAAGCTGACTTCGATCAAGCAACTGCTCAAACTAATGAACTGCGTCAAAAAGTAAATTTAAATTCTCAAGAGGCTCTTTCGGCAAGTGCTGTCAGTCAGTCACCTGCGGTACAAGGAATTCTCACTCAACTGCAAGACATAGACAGACAATTAGCCAGCGAACGCAGCCGATTCTTAGATGATAATCCAGTAATTATTAACTTAGAACAAAGGAAAACTAACTTACAAGCTCTCCTCAAACAAGAAATTGGCCAAACTGGTGCTGGGCCAGTCAATTATCCACCAAAAACCCTACAAATAGGGGAAACCAAACAAAACCTCATTAGAGATTTTCTGCAATCAGAAGTTCAACGTCGAGGTTTAGAACAAAAACTGACTTCGTTGTACAATTCTCGCTCTGTTTACGAACAAAGGGTAAGAATCATACCCCAACTAGAACAACAACAAAGGGATCTAGAAAGGAGATTGGAAGTTGCCCAATCAACCTACCAAACTCTCTTAAAAAAGGTTCAAGAATTACAATTAGCAGAAAACAATAATACACCAAATGCTCGAATCATTGCTAAAGGTTCTGTCCCCATCAAACCAACATTAGGACTGAAACCTTTCATTTTGGTGCTAGGTGTTTTATTAGGTGCATTTTTAGCCACCACTGCTGTCATCTTCTTAGAAACCAGAGATAGATCTCTGAAAACACTGAAGGAAATCAGAGAAATATTTGGTTATACCTTATTAGGCATAGTACCCTCATCTACGAAAAAGATTCGCTCTCGTTATCGCGAAACAGAGATAGCTACTCAAGAAATTGCAGTTATCGATTCACCTAGTTCCTTAACTAGCGAAATTTACCGGATGATTCAGGCTAATCTGAGATTCCTGAGTTCAGATAAGGTACTCAAAACCATTGTGGTGAGTAGCGCAGTTCCCAAAGAAGGTAAATCTACAGTTTCCGCCAACTTAGCAGCTGCGATCGCGCAATTAGGACGCAAAGTCTTATTAATTGATGCTGATATGCGAGTTCCGACACAGCATCATCTCTGGCAAATTACTAATACAGCGGGTTTGAGTGAAGTACTGGTAGGTGAAGCTGAATTCAAAACGGCTGCATCTAACGTCATTGAAAATCTAGATGTCTTAACAGCTGGGGTTAGACCTCCTAATCCATTAGCTTTGTTGGATTCTAAACGGATGGCGACATTAATTCAAGAATTCTCTAATCAATATGACTTTGTCATTATTGATGCTCCACCTCTATTGTTGGCTGCTGATGCTGTGACTTTAAGCCACATGACTGATGGCATTTTACTAGTGGCTCGTCCCGGGGTAATTGATTCTAACAGCGCTAATAATGCCAAAGAATTGTTACAGCGCTCCGGTCAAAATGTCTTAGGTTTATTAGTGAATGGCATCAATGAGAAAAATGAGTCTAGCAATGATTTCTATCATGCTAAAGAATATTTTAGTGCTGACACAGTAACAACGGAATCTGGAGCTGGAGTCAGAACTTGGAGCCAGAG